Proteins encoded by one window of Hemiscyllium ocellatum isolate sHemOce1 chromosome 50, sHemOce1.pat.X.cur, whole genome shotgun sequence:
- the mrps21 gene encoding 28S ribosomal protein S21, mitochondrial: protein MAAHARFVARTVMVQGGDVDAAYRTLTRILTTDGIIDEAKRRRYYEKPCRKRIRENYETCRRIYNMEMARKLAFLMRKNRQDPWLGC from the exons ATGGCGGCTCACGCCCGCTTCGTGGCGCGGACGGTGATGGTTCAGGGCGGCGACGTGGATGCGGCTTACAGGACCCTGACCCG GATCCTAACCACAGACGGGATCATTGACGAAGCGAAGAGGCGACGCTACTACGAGAAGCCTTGCCGGAAACGCATCCGAGAGAATTATGAGACCTGCCGACGCATCTACAACATGGAGATGGCCAGGAAGCTGGCCTTCCTGATGAGGAAGAACCGTCAGGACCCTTGGCTGGGCTGTTAG